From one Triticum aestivum cultivar Chinese Spring chromosome 4B, IWGSC CS RefSeq v2.1, whole genome shotgun sequence genomic stretch:
- the LOC123094996 gene encoding calcium-dependent lipid-binding protein → MGFISGIMMGFILGVALIAGWASAMARRAHKRSAKAADVNVLGSLNREDLKKICGENLPQWISFPEYDQVKWLNRQLSKLWPFVEEAATMVIRDSVEPILDVYRPVGISSLKFSRLSLGTVPPKIEGIRVQSFQKGQITMDIDFKWGGDPNIILAVETLVASLPIQFKNLQVFTIIRVVFQLSDEIPCISAVVIALLAEPKPRIDYTLKAVGGSLTAMPGLSDMIDDTVASLITDMLQWPHRIVVPLGVDVDISDLELKPHGKVTVTVVRGESLKNKEFIGKSDPYVVLFIRPMFKERTRVIDDNLNPEWNETFELIAEDKETQHIILEVFDEDSLKQDKRLGIAKLALSDLEVESVQEINLQLLSSLDTTKVKDKKDRGVLTVRVFYHPYTKEEALRALELEKKTVEERLKTRVATGPADAAKGAAAPSTVTNMAGTGVAAGAAVAGSDVHKDGSGVHKDGPGVHMVGTGIDAVGKSITKAGKFVGRTVTGPFSSQRRSAASVPTVDE, encoded by the exons ATGGGGTTCATCTCGGGGATCATGATGGGGTTCATCCTCGGCGTCGCCCTCATCGCCGGCTGGGCGAGCGCCATGGCTCGCCGCGCCCACAAACGCAGTGCCAAG GCTGCCGATGTCAATGTGCTAGGATCTCTCAACCGTGAGGATCTGAAGAAAATATGCGGAGAAAATCTCCCTCAATGGATTTCATTCCCGGAGTATGACCAG GTTAAATGGCTCAACAGACAATTGAGCAAGCTTTGGCCCTTTGTTGAGGAG GCAGCAACCATGGTCATCAGGGACTCCGTGGAGCCTATACTCGACGTTTATCGACCGGTGGGGATATCCTCACTCAAGTTCAGCAGACTCTCACTAGGCACCGTGCCACCTAAAATTGAAG GCATTCGGGTCCAGAGCTTTCAGAAAGGGCAGATCACGATGGACATTGACTTCAAGTGGGGCGGGGATCCGAATATCATCCTTGCAGTTGAAACTCTAGTCGCTTCACTCCCCATTCAG TTCAAGAACCTTCAGGTGTTCACCATCATCCGCGTGGTCTTCCAATTGTCTGACGAGATACCATGCATCTCCGCTGTTGTTATTGCTCTTCTTGCAGAG CCAAAACCGAGGATCGACTACACACTGAAGGCGGTCGGGGGAAGCCTGACCGCGATGCCCGGACTGTCAGACATGATCGAC GACACCGTGGCGTCATTGATCACTGACATGCTCCAATGGCCGCATAGAATCGTCGTTCCACTGGGCGTTGACGTGGACATAAG TGATCTGGAGCTGAAGCCGCATGGGAAGGTGACGGTAACGGTGGTGCGCGGGGAGTCGCTCAAGAACAAGGAGTTCATCGGCAAGTCGGACCCCTACGTGGTGCTCTTCATCCGCCCCATGTTCAAGGAGAGGACCCGGGTCATCGACGACAACCTGAACCCGGAGTGGAACGAGACGTTCGAGCTCATCGCCGAGGACAAGGAGACGCAGCACATCATCCTGGAGGTGTTCGACGAGGACAGCCTGAAGCAAGACAAGAGGCTGGGCATCGCCAAGCTGGCCCTGAGCGACCTGGAGGTGGAGAGCGTGCAGGAGATCAACCTGCAGCTGCTGTCGTCGCTGGACACCACCAAGGTCAAGGACAAGAAGGACCGGGGCGTGCTCACCGTCAGG GTGTTCTACCACCCGTACACCAAGGAGGAGGCGCTGCGGGCGCTGGAGCTGGAGAAGAAGACGGTGGAGGAGCGGCTGAAGACGAGGGTGGCGACGGGGCCCGCCGACGCAGCCAAAGGCGCGGCCGCTCCGTCCACGGTCACCAACATGGCCGGCACGGGCGTCGCGGCGGGCGCTGCCGTGGCCGGTTCGGACGTTCACAAGGACGGGTCGGGCGTTCACAAGGACGGGCCGGGGGTTCACATGGTGGGCACGGGGATCGACGCGGTCGGCAAAAGCATCACCAAGGCCGGCAAGTTCGTCGGCCGGACTGTCACAGGGCCCTTCAGCAGCCAGAGGCGCAGCGCCGCAAGCGTGCCGACGGTCGACGAGTGA